One stretch of Equus przewalskii isolate Varuska chromosome 9, EquPr2, whole genome shotgun sequence DNA includes these proteins:
- the LOC103547881 gene encoding vomeronasal type-1 receptor 4-like, which produces MTSMNWAIGVIFLSQTVFGVLGNLSFLYHYIILHFTGCRSRSTDLTLKHLIVANTLVILTVGVPRAMAAFGLKHFLNDFGCKLVFYVYRVGSGVTIGSTCLLSVFQAIIISPRNSWWANLKAKAPRYMGITTIFCWIMRMLLNIIFPMYIMGKWSNTNITMKTDLGYCSFVSNSKMTRSPYAALISLPDVLCLGLMIWASGSTVFILHRHKQRLQHIHRTNVSSRSSPESRATQSILILVSAFVSCYSLSCICEVCLTLFKDLSQLMLTTSSLIVMCFPTLSPFLLMSRDSSVSWLCFAWISNTKIFSLIRNV; this is translated from the coding sequence ATGACCTCCATGAACTGGGCAATAGGGGTGATTTTCTTATCACAGACTGTATTTGGAGTTCTtggaaatttatcttttctttatcattatatcATCCTTCACTTCACTGGGTGCAGGTCAAGGTCCACGGATTTGACTCTCAAGCACCTGATTGTGGCCAACACCTTGGTCATTCTCACCGTAGGAGTCCCCCGGGCCATGGCAGCATTTGGGTTGAAACATTTCCTCAATGACTTTGGATGTAAACTTGTTTTCTACGTCTACAGAGTGGGCAGTGGTGTTACCATTGGCAGCACCTGCCTTTTGAGTGTCTTCCAGGCCATCATCATCAGCCCCAGGAATTCCTGGTGGGCAAACCTTAAAGCAAAAGCTCCCAGGTACATGGGAATCACCACTATCTTCTGCTGGATCATGCGCATGCtgttaaatatcatttttcctaTGTACATAATGGGAAAATGGAGCAACACAAACATCACAATGAAAACGGACTTGGGATACTGTTCTTTTGTCAGTAATAGCAAAATGACTAGATCACCGTATGCAGCATTGATATCATTGCCTGATGTTCTTTGTTTGGGGCTCATGATCTGGGCCAGTGGCTCCACGGTTTTCATCCTGCACAGGCACAAGCAGAGGCTCCAACACATTCATAGGACCAACGTGTCCTCCAGATCCTCCCCTGAGTCCAGAGCTACTCAAAGCATCCTTATCCTGGTGAGTGCCTTTGTGTCCTGTTACTCCCTCTCCTGTATCTGTGAAGTTTGTTTGACTCTTTTTAAAGATCTTAGTCAGTTGATGCTGACCACCTCTTCACTAATCGTTATGTGTTTTCCAACTCTCAGCCCGTTTCTTCTCATGAGCCGAGACTCTAGTGTATCCTGGCTTTGCTTTGCCTGGATAAGCAATACAAAAATTTTCAGTCTGATCAGAAATGTATAA
- the LOC103547968 gene encoding vomeronasal type-1 receptor 4-like has product MATRDLVIGMMFLLQTVFGILGNFSLVYHFLFLYFTGRRFRPADLIVSHMTLANLLVIFSKGVSETMTAFGLKLFLNDIGCKLLFYVHRVGRDVSIGTTCLLSVFQVIVISPRDSRWAELKVKCPQYIGTCSILCWILNMMLNILVPFHITEKRIKANITKKMDYGYCYTVFYGKITESLSLLLVLFHDGFCLVLMVWASCSMVFKLHSHKQKVQHIHRNNLSPRSSPETRATQSILVLVCTFVSLWTLSSVFHICLTVFNNPSLRLKNISTLITACFPTVSPYITMSHDSRVAGFCFV; this is encoded by the coding sequence ATGGCCACCAGGGATTTGGTGATAGGAATGATGTTTTTATTACAGACTGTCTTTGGAATTCTGGGGAATTTCTCTCTCGtttaccattttctctttctctacttcaCAGGACGCAGGTTTAGGCCCGCAGATTTGATTGTCAGCCACATGACACTAGCCAATCTCTTAGTTATTTTTTCCAAAGGAGTCTCAGAAACTATGACAGCTTTTGGGTTGAAACTTTTCCTCAATGATATTGGATGCAAACTTCTTTTCTATGTTCACAGAGTGGGCAGGGATGTGTCCATTGGCACCACCTGCCTCTTGAGTGTCTTCCAAGTGATTGTGATCAGTCCCAGGGATTCCAGGTGGGCAGAGCTTAAAGTAAAGTGTCCCCAGTACATAGGCACTTGCAGCATCCTTTGCTGGATCCTGAACATGATGCTGAATATTTTGGTTCCTTTTCACATAACTGAGAAAAGGATCAAGGCAAACATCACAAAGAAAATGGATTATGGCTACTGTTATACAGTATTTTACGGCAAAATTACAGAGTCACTCTCTTTGCTATTGGTATTATTCCATGATGGTTTCTGTTTGGTGCTGATGGTCTGGGCCAGTTGCTCCATGGTTTTCAAACTGCACAGCCACAAGCAGAAGGTCCAACATATTCATAGGAACAATCTCTCCCCCAGATCCTCCCCTGAGACCAGAGCCACCCAAAGCATCCTTGTCCTTGTTTGCACCTTTGTATCTTTGTGgactctctcctctgtcttccacATTTGTTTGACAGTTTTTAACAATCCAAGTTTGCGGCTGAAGAACATTTCTACACTGATCACTGCATGTTTCCCAACTGTCAGCCCCTACATTACCATGAGCCATGACTCCAGAGTAGCTGGGTTCTGCTTTGTTTAG